The Papilio machaon chromosome 25, ilPapMach1.1, whole genome shotgun sequence genome contains a region encoding:
- the LOC123722422 gene encoding uncharacterized protein LOC123722422: MDTLKNVFGANEEQRRTKSKIRSPDGSSVDEDSPMTDYVTLRKNPRTDIQDLRNDFQTFQSRIMAKLESWFTKQEEKFEEIKASIKFMNEYFEDLKCKTEDVARRLNELEIKQSTESKKLSCLDELEVKIDMMEQQARMTNMEISNLPERRGENLLMILENIASMVNIPVSKQDIVSIHRVPHATTDNTRPKNVIVKFGNRMLRDNMFSAIRLKKDIDSVKLGISGPKHNIYANEHLTLKNKSLFRETREAARKCGYRFVWVKHGTILVREKETSPVFAVRSKGNLSKIKANC, translated from the coding sequence ATGGATAcactaaaaaatgttttcggaGCAAATGAAGAGCAAAGGAGAACTAAGTCCAAAATAAGAAGTCCCGATGGCTCCTCCGTAGATGAGGATTCACCCATGACAGATTACGTGACATTACGTAAAAATCCAAGAACTGATATTCAAGACCTACGGAACGATTTTCAAACTTTCCAATCAAGGATCATGGCTAAGTTGGAGTCATGGTTCACCAAGCAAGAAGAAAAGTTTGAAGAAATTAAGGcatctattaaatttatgaacGAATATTTTGAAGATTTAAAGTGTAAAACTGAGGATGTCGCCAGAAGACTTAATGAATTAGAAATAAAGCAAAGCACAGAATCAAAAAAGTTAAGTTGTCTAGATGAGCTGGAAGTCAAGATCGATATGATGGAGCAACAGGCTCGAATGACTAATATGGAAATCAGCAACCTGCCTGAAAGAAGAGGAGAAAACTTATTGATGATCTTGGAAAATATCGCTTCTATGGTCAATATACCCGTGAGTAAACAAGACATTGTCTCAATTCATCGTGTGCCGCATGCTACAACGGATAACACTCGACCAAAGAATGTAATTGTGAAATTTGGCAACCGCATGTTAcgagataatatgttttcagCGATTCGTTTAAAGAAGGACATCGATTCAGTGAAGCTTGGCATATCAGGCcctaaacataatatatacgcCAATGAACATCtgactttaaaaaacaaaagtttatttcGAGAAACGCGAGAAGCAGCTAGAAAATGTGGCTACAGATTTGTATGGGTCAAGCATGGAACGATACTTGTCAGAGAAAAAGAAACATCACCTGTGTTTGCTGTTCGATCAAAAGGCAACttatctaaaattaaagcCAATTGTTAA